The genomic interval tagggtttagggtttaggttttggggtttagggtttacggtttggggtttagggtttagggtttagggttttgggtttaggatttaggggtTAGGTTTTTGGGATTAGGTTGTTGATTTTAATACATATGTCTCATGATATAAGTGCATCATTCTAGatggatttatattttaggtaattttgttatttattcgGTATATTCTAGTGCACTTTGTTTcgaaaacaatgtagttcgtctaataattGCAACAGACTCAATCGATTCAAATTTTATGTCGTTTTGGTATTTGttatgtttaatttttcatttcagTTTATTTagatttgaagaattttttgttttatatattttcatttttgtcagttttagttcttattcattgtagtttatTAAATAAGTGAAAAGTCTCTATGTATAAATAtgttaggtcattttggtctttactagaataagggtttagggtttatgttttagggtttagggtataggaTTTGGTTTTTGAGGTTaaaggttaagggtctaggtctattctagtccattttggattttaggtaattttttgtttttgataggttttttttttgtccatattagttcttattcattgtagttcgtccaataagttgaaaagGCACAATGCATTATTATTGTAAGTCATTTTGCTCTTTACAAGGTCTATTCTAATCCTTTTTTATTCTAACTAAATGAAGttggtctaataagtgcaaaagtctcaatggattaatatattaggtaATTTGTGGTCcttactaggtttagggtttgggttttgggtttaggcattagggtttagggttttgggtttacggtttagggtttagggtttagagtttagggtttaggatttagggtttagggtttagggtttaaggtttagggtttaggatttagggttcgggttttaatcaatatatttcatgatataagtgcaaaattctaaatggatatttattttagatcattttgttatttattaggtgtattctagtgcactttgtttctaaaacaatgtagttcgtctaataagtgcaaaagactcaatcgattaaacttttaggtcatttcaatatttgatttttttttttgtccattttagttgttagtcaatgtagttcaacatataagtgcaaaagtgtcaGTTGATTTAttgtagttcattcaataagtgcaaaactcacaatgtattaatattttaggtcattttggcctTTATTAGGTTATGAGATCAGGGTTTAGCGTTTAGTGTCTAGGTTTTAGGGTTtgagattaagggttaagggtcgaggtctattctagtcctttttggtttttaatcaatgtagttcgtcgaataagtacATAAGTCTCTTtgcattttgattttaggtcatttttgtttttgatatgttttttttttgtccattttagttgttatcCATTGTAGTTCGCgaataagttcaaaagtctcaaaacattaatattgtaggtcacttaggtctttactaggttaagggataaGGGTTAATTTAcagtttagggttaagggtttaggtctATTATTGtctattttggtttttaatcaatgtagttcgtcgaataagtgcattaATGTAGTTCATCGAATAACTGCATCAGTGTCACTAGTTTtggattttaggtaatttttttatttttgatatgtttctctttgtccattttagttcttatttagTGTAGTTCTTCCAAGGTCTATTCTTGTCCTTTTTGAATCTtactcaatgtagtttgtctaataggtggaaaagtctcaatggattaatatgtTAGGTCATTTGGAGTCTTTACTATGTtaggggtttagggtttaggttttagggtttcgagtttagggtttacggtttaggtTTCGGGATttaggctttagggtttaaggtttagttTTTAAgatttagtgtttagggttaagggttaagggtatAGGGTATATGGTATATaccacaacaagaaaacaaggaatttgtgagggccaaaatcCCTCACAAAGGGCAAATAGCAGCCACAAATGGGttatttgtggcggccaaaggcagccacaaataagctggtcacaaacttttgtgagggcttttgcagccacaaagtttGTAAAACACgttggcatttgtgagggcttttgcagccacaaaaggctgcctttgtgagggcctttgcagccacCAAAGtttgcctttgtgagggcataggACGCCACAAAGGACcggatgattttaaaaaattcagcctttgtgagggcccaggccgccacaaagtccCTCCTTTGTGACagtttaggccgccacaaagtacctcaagattaaaaaataaatattttgtgagggcttaggccgccacaaaatattacgtatattaaaaagttaatttttttaaattaaaattataattaaatttaaaatataatatcattataaattaaatttaatatataataaactaatctgaatataattaaaaattaaaattaaatttaaaataaaatatttaaattataattataattaaagattaatttaaattacaaataaaacaaaattaaaattaaaattaaatttaaatttaatttaaatttaaatttaaattaaatattaaaattaaaataaatattatatataaaaatataatattatataataattaatatataataattacctgaatcatttttgataattcatcagtatactcatttgtttcaggattaacatgaagatagcgatgtatctcagcctgagtgacctcccttccaagttgcttttcctaaaatattaaattaatgtcaagtttataagttggtgaaatgtgatgattaattaaatataaattaatagatatatattataaataataataaattaccttgtaatatttaatttctccaacagacatggaacctcccttatgagtactaGAACCCCTCTCAAATGCTCTATTaatctttgctttttctctcttctgtttgtaagcatctgtgttccatttcttccacaaagcagtccaaacattttcaccaatccaattaggccgtttttcctcgcccttattacgtgcgtaagccaacatatatgagagacgctttgaaaagcgatggtcaaatgaagctaaaactgcggcatcatgctctcttttccaagtacatttagtctgttgtttgttaaaatttaaaaaatattaaaaatataattagtaattcaataaattaatcaaatgtatatataaatagtaattaaataaattaatctaatgacttactttgaaacaatgtaaaaattgatcaacttccctaatttgaggtgtcttatcctcttttatctcaccccaagacaaccatggttttttatatttctcttgtatgacttcagcaattgcctttgcagatgatttaaaaggaagatatcttcaaagtttatatgcaaattaaatataaaaataaattaataaaattaataatgtaattacattgcaataataatgaaatatttaatcaatcatagtttacatacccatctccttctggaatgatgacaatgcggttgtagcaatcaacacatccgggatccattatttcgtctaaggtataaggctctactgggacctccggatatagaggaatagctccaccactagtaccaatggacggcatcggcatgagagatgggtcattaacaacacgtttagcaacttttttcttaccacgtgatgttttggatattcctcgtattgccgccgttcctgttcctcccgatccatccgaacctcctgatcctcctactcccgacactGAAGCCATTATACTGAACTAGCCCACCAATcctagcttcacttgcaagatgcactgagagatgctccatggaatcaaaaaacccaggaggaaatactttctccaacttacatagaatgatcggaatgtcattttccatcttgatgaaTTCTTTATCAATGAGTGTTGAAGtacacaaattcttgaaatattgactcacttcaataagtgggttcaatacatATGTCGGCaaagcactaaaggcaataggaagtaaacactctaaaaatatatgacaatcatgacttttcatcccatgcatcctcccattttccacatcagcacatcttgccaaattagaacaataactgtcaggcgtcttcagctctttgatccaacgataaacagatttggcttcatcagtagataaagtgtaattcgcacgaggttttagggtcttgccgttttgttccaccaacaacaaatctggtcgtctgcaatatatacctatgtcttttctggctttgtcattatcttttgtttttcctttcacattcatcacagtattaaatatgttgtcaaagaaatttttctcaatatgcataacatcgacaatcatgacttttcatcccatgcatcctcccattttccacatcagcacatcttgccaaattagaacaataaccgtcaggcgtcttcagctctttgatccaacgataaacagatttggcttcatcagtagataaagtgtaattcgcacgaggttttagggtcttgccgttttgttccaccaacaacaaatctggtcgtctgcaatatatacctatgtcttttctggctttgtcattatcttttgtttttcctttcacattcatcacagtattaaatatgttgtcaaagaaatttttctcaatatgcattacatcgagattatgtctcaaaagattatctttccaatacggtagatcccaaaaaatacatctttttgtccaattgtgccattgtccataaccttgtggtttacaggccacaccattaacaacatgtacctttggcatatcttttactttattccaaacttgttctgatgtcaacttaagcgggggtcctagactttctgcatagcccttcataaatgcagctttgttccttctaaatgcatgatcagcaggtaaaaacctacgatacgagtcaaaccacgatgctttcccgccaaattttaaagtaaatacttttgtatcttccatacaaataggacaagctaatttaccatgggtgccccatcctgacaacatcccataagcgaggaaatcattaatggtccacatcaatgcaactctcatcataaaattttctctccgagcaatatcatatgtcaagacaccattccacaacctcttcaaatcgtcaatcaaaggttgtaaaaaaaatatcaatactagttgtaggattagaaggacctggtatcacagcacctaagaacatataaggtttagacatacacatattaggaggaagattgtaaggagtaacaataaccggccaacaagaataaggagtagatgatgcttgtatgtaaggcgtaaatccatctgaggataatccaagtcttacattgcgtggatctgacgcaaaatcaAGACGCATTTTGTAAGACCcaaaattttaaagtaccctttatgtatttttggtgtactttggattttggctcggagactttttagccaaagttaataatattttggattttttataatcaaaaagatattttgatgccgattacaatttctcgtcgataaataaattgaattaagtgcggtgaatcctttacggagaatttaatgcgttacgggtgaaatggtaatttaacaaatatctagatattttgagatatttgttaagttatatttattatatagatatgtttgtttggagggaaacagaaaggaaaactagaaggaaggaaaaggaaaagaaaagaatataaaaaggaaataaggaaaaatgaagaaaggaaaaaacaaaggaaagaaaaagaaaggaaggaaaatccgattttccatcttcttcctctgctacccgcgacccatttttccctccttctcccattttcattttcgttgatttcttttcttcaagactagtaacccaaggttgggtgagtgttagaacaaggatttctcgactccactcttcctctttgattcgaaaacggagaaaaacggtattagagattcaaacacaaacccatccgtttcttctagatctaagcttcattccgcgaagagttagaagggaaagttgctcactaccacgctacggtgctaggggaccaatttggaggcgacgttgcgagcgaagattttaccggttttactcgtggtaccggaaacccacgttaaagctaacgttaaggtaagggctccttccaaacttctagtttgcatttagggacttatctgtagctgtgtggaaaggaattgttagggttgaatgtaacgagttggggaaaaatgaatttaaagtcacttgtgtatgattatgagtaaatgaagtctgatgtatttgggtgttatgttgtgttgatttgtgttcgtcgtatttggcgtgttcatacttgatgtttgttgattgatgtgttttggtgtgaattatggattgaatgtgagagtatatttgagtttgtttctgtgtaatttgaaaaccattagagttaaacgagtattaaaaatggggaatcttttaatacctcggtttacttaatgtgcgtttgaggaaaatgtttaagttaactggacgttaagaatggggaatctcttaatgtctcggttacttaactatcgtttttgaaaatcgtttcagtaaatgagaattaagaatggggaatctcttaatgtcttgtttactgaatgttttgtgtgaaaatcatttaagtcaaaagtatattaagaatggggaatctcttaatatgtctgtttgcttaacgttttgttttgaaaatcattaagataaatcagtattaagaatggggaatctcttaatatgtctgtttgcttaacgttttgttttgaaaatcattaagataaatcagtattaagaatggggaatctcttaatatgtctgtttgcttaacgttttgttttgaaaatcattaagataaatcagtattaagaatggggaatctcttaatatgtctgtttgcttaacattttgttttgaaaatcattaagataaatcagtattaagaatggggaatctcttaatatgtctgtttgcttaacgttttgttttgaaaatcattaagataaatcagtattaagaatggggaatctcttaatatgtctgtttgcttaacgttttgttttgaaaatcattaagataaatcagtattaagaatggggaatctcttaatatgtctgtttgcttaacgttttgttttgaaaatcattaagataaatcagtattaagaatggggaatctcttaatatgtctgtttgcttaacgttttgttttgaaaatcattaagataaatcagtattaagaatggggaatctcttaatatgtctgtttgcttaacgttttgttttgaaaatcattaagataaatcagtattaagaatggggaatctcttaatatgtctgtttgcttaacgttttgttttgaaaatcattaagataaatcagtattaagaatggggaatctcttaatatgtctgtttgcttaacgttttgttttgaaaatcattaagataaatcagtattaagaatggggaatctcttaatatgtctgtttgcttaacgttttgttttgaaaatcattaagataaatcagtattaagaatggggaatctcttaatatgtctgtttgcttaacgttttgttttgaaaatcattaagataaatcagtattaagaatggggaatctcttaatatgtctgtttgcttaacgttttgttttgaaaatcattaagataaatcagtattaagaatggggaatctcttaatatgtctgtttgcttaacgttttgttttgaaaatcattaagataaatcagtattaagaatggggaatctcttaatatgtctgtttgcttaacgttttgttttgaaaatcattaagataaatcagtattaagaatggggaatctcttaatatgtctgtttgcttaacgttttgttttgaaaatcattaagataaatcagtattaagaatggggaatctcttaatatgtctgtttgcttaacgttttgttttgaaaatcattaagataaatcagtattaagaatggggaatctcttaatatgtctgtttgcttaacgttttgttttgaaaatcattaagataaatcagtattaagaatggggaatctcttaatatgtctgtttgcttaacgttttgttttgaaaatcattaagataaatcagtattaagaatggggaatctcttaatatgtctgtttgcttaacgttttgttttgaaaatcattaagataaatcagtattaagaatggggaatctcttaatatgtctgtttgcttaacgttttgttttgaaaatcattggttcgtaccctacggacgggaatggagatgggagcgcttgactgcagttacgatAGGAGGAtcccacggggcgcgtggagatcactcagggtgtatagttttttggtaggatgatcagattaggttgatgtgtagggactaggcgtccttctttttgggttggtgtatttttaatttggaaaactgtacttatactaatattgtcagtttgacatcttatttgaatgggttccatgtaccatttgttgttgtgtaaatgttttggatttatatttggagaaacttttccgctacttgtaaattataatgactcaattatttatcctaaggcatttctttatttatttctctgttttagtttaattactttatcaggatgcatttgatcaaagtgtttccatgcctgaccatcagacggatgtcgcaactcgcttgaatttcttctattctcataatgccatgtcatatttcctgcagtttgtgttgatgcaaacaatctatgcaatcttgatacaataggtaggtaaaacaatgctttccttggaattgattttcccctacttaccctagagttattcctttggtgataccttggttgttgacaaaacCTGGATTCATCTAAGTtagcatcattcataccaaattcattgtcataatacaacatgcaacttttaacacaacaatcaatcctcttcacacctaatcctaactttgacactaaccgtttTGCATCgtaataactttgcggcaaaccatctctagcaggtgttgcgtctagcatcattttagtcatcaaatccaaagctaaatcaggaacatgaaattgagactttagacctaatagtctaatacacattgataactttgagtttgaagaaccttcaaacaacggtttatttgtctctttcaaaagaccataaaatctctgagcttcttcattgggaagtccatcggtatcgtcatattgatcttcattgaatgacaaattaaccccaacagcatccgagatcatatcattcatcgcctcaaagtgttgatagt from Cicer arietinum cultivar CDC Frontier isolate Library 1 chromosome 5, Cicar.CDCFrontier_v2.0, whole genome shotgun sequence carries:
- the LOC140920404 gene encoding uncharacterized protein, with protein sequence MASVSGVGGSGGSDGSGGTGTAAIRGISKTSRGKKKVAKRVVNDPSLMPMPSIGTSGGAIPLYPEVPVEPYTLDEIMDPGCVDCYNRIVIIPEGDGYLPFKSSAKAIAEVIQEKYKKPWLSWGEIKEDKTPQIREVDQFLHCFKTKCTWKREHDAAVLASFDHRFSKRLSYMLAYARNKGEEKRPNWIGENVWTALWKKWNTDAYKQKREKAKINRAFERGSSTHKGVIR